TCAATGGAAGGAAAACGTTCGCGCATAGCTTTAAACTGCGCTACTGTAGTTATATCGCCGTTATAGTATAAGGTATGTTTGGCCACATCTATACACTTCTGAAAAGCCTCTAGATCAACACCACCTTTGTATAATTGCTTTCCCAAACGTGCATGAATGGCAATATTTTTAAGCGGGTACTTGTCAAGTATGGCAAAAGCATCTAATATTTCCGAGCTATTCTCATACCCCAAACGCATTTTCATAGAAATGGTAACATTGGTTTCGCTATGGGCGCGGTCTAAAATGTGGTCTATTTTTTCGGTGTTGCATATAAGCCCAGAACCCATTCCGCTATTGGTGACCATAGGGTAGGGGCAGCCTAAGTTCCAGTTCAGTTCTTTATACCCTAAAGACTGAATGTACTTAATGACAAATAAAAAATGCTCAACGTCCGCTGTCATTACCTGTGGTATAAGCTCTAAGTTGGTATTCACCTCAGGATTCAGATCACGTTGGTAGGAGCCCTTTATGATCATCTTTCTATTAAACCGGATGTATGGTGCATAATAGGTGTCTATCCCTCCAAAGAATTTTTGTTGGGCATTACGAAAAGTGGCATCTGTAAAGCCTTGTAAAGGAGAGGATAATAGGGTATAGGACATGAAAAGGTTTTAAAGCGATAAAGATAATGCAATATCACCTTAGTCTAGTCGTCTAAATGGCTCCCGATGATGACTTAATATCAATTTTAAAAAGCATTGCTTAGCTAAGGCTGGCCACTACTTCCTAGTAATTAAAACTACTTTACCTTGGTATTTATTTTGAAACTGATAGCTGTCTTTGCTGATCTCTTTTAAAAAATCCTGGGATTCCGCCATGTCTGCATTATCCACATAAATTAAGGTTTTGCTGTGGAAGTTTGGTTCTAGCATCTGGAACAATGGGAGGTACAAATTTTTCCAGCCATCTAAAAATAGTAAATCTATCTTTTGGTTGTAGTTTTCTAAGGTTTCTAGGGCATTGCCCACTCTAACTTCTATTAGGTTATCTACACCTGCATTTTTGAAATTTTCAATTGCTCTTTGTGCTTTCGATTCAATCAGTTCAGTGGTAATTATTTTACCCTCATTTTCTATGACACCATGTGCCAAAAACAATGTAGATATACCGAAAGAAGTTCCAAACTCTATTACGTTCTTTATCCTATTCTCTTTTATGATTTCAATTAACTCTTCTCCTTGTCGTTTAGTTATTGAGAGGTAGACATCTTTAAAATCTACGGGCTGCATAGGTCTGAAAACGTTCTTCGCAAAACTTTTCATTAATCTCCTCTGGTCGTTCTTGGCGTCTGTATAAAGTTCATCTAAAGTGATTTTTATTTGTTTCTGTTGTGCTGTAATCATGTTACGTAGGTATTAAAAAAAGGAACAGCAATAGTATTGCTATTCCTTTTTGGGTTAATCAATAGTATCTTTTATTAAAATTTACCATTATCATTTTTCCATTCAGCTGCTGGTGGAATGGGGGCGATAACATCCCAATGTTCCACTATAAGTCCGTTTTCTAGTCTGAATAAATCATAATATGCTGTAGGATCTCCTTTGCCAAATTTACCTTCGCTAACGCTTAGCACAAAGTTTCCTTGGCCCAATACCATATGTAAAGTATCGTACTCCATAACCCATCCATTTTCAGCAAATGATTTCATTGCAGCTCCAAAACCATCCAAACCATCTGCTACAGCGGGATTATGCTGAATATATTCTTTAGGGTTAATATAGGTAGCTACTTGATCCATCTGATGATCGAGTAATACGTTCTGAATGAACCCTCTTACCACAGCTTTGTTGGCTTCCGTTTTATCTAAATCCGTGAGTGCAGTAGCTCCATCAAATTGAGTTCTACCGCTTGGATTGAGTTTTTGTACTGGTAATAAATTATCCCAATGTTCTACAATTAGGTCATCTTCAAAACGAAAAATATCGAACCCTGCTTTTGGGCCGAAAAAGTCATACTTGGTCTGTGTAAAAACGTAATTACCATCTTGAAAAGCACGTTTAATATCCGCTTTAAAACCACCTTTAGGTGCATTTTGCATTAGAGCTCCAAATCCTTGCAAACCATCTGCAACCCCTAAGTTATGCTGAATGTATTTATTTGGGTTTATATAGGATATAGGTGTTTGGTCTCCCGTATTAAAGCTGTTTAGCAAGGCAACTACTTTATCTTTCTTGGTTAATTCTACGTTTTTTAAAGATTGTAGTGACTGGTATCGGATCATATCTATACTGGATTGATCCATCATTCCCATAAAACTTTTGGCAATAGGGGCATTCATGAAATCAGCTAGTACGGCATCAGAGTTTTTCTTTGTGTCCCAATATACTACCACTACTTGCTCTCCGACCTCGTTAGAGCCCGTAATACGTTGTAAAAAACCTTTTTGCTTATTGGTAAACCCTGTTTCTACTTTTTTGTTTATTTTGTTGAAAGCGGTTATGTCGGTTTCTTTTTTTGTGTTAAAAGTCATAACTTCTGTAAACGTGCTGTTATGGGCCGTAAACTCATCCGAAATTGTAAAACGAGACATTTTCATTGTAGAACCTTCTATCATTCCTGCATATGTGGCAACAGAGGGGTCTTTCATAAATTTATCCATAGAAGCTTTGGCGTCTGCAAGCGATTTCCAGTATACGATTACTACATATTTACCATTCTCGTCAACACCACTTTGGCGTCTAATAAATCCCGGTTGTTTACTGGTGAAATTGTTTTGAACTTCAGCATCTAACTTGTTGAATTCTTGTTCGCTTGCCGTAGTTTTTAGGTTAAAACTGGTGACCTCTAACACGGTGTCCATTCTTTTTTGTTCACTTTTGAAACTAGAAAAGAGCAAACCTATAAATGCGAGTACTACTAACTTAATTTTCATAATTATTGTGTTTAGTTATTCATTATTAAAATGGGGGAACTTTAATAAAAAATTAAAACCAATCTGCGCCTGGGTCTCCAGGAAAGAATGCATCTGGAAGAGATAGAAGAAGACCTCCTTCTTTATAGGTAGGGTAAAGGACCTGAAGCTCATCAATAACCTGCTGATGTGTGGTAGCAGTTTCTCCTCCGGTTATTGTTTGGGTGCCTTTAATGATGGCTTGGGCATTCTCTAAGTACTCTATATTCTCATCAATTGCAGAAGCTATATCCGAGCGCGAACCGTTATGGCCAACAAATACATGATTGTAGTCTGAAAAGTTGGTTTTCAACACATTTAATCCTGCGATCCAGTTGTCTACTTCGTCTTCACCTTCGTTAGGAGTATACTCTCTTAGGTAAATATGGGCTAGGTTATATATGAGGTCTCCTGAAAATAGAACCTTGTGTTCTTCATTGTAGATGTATCCATTTTCTCCGGTTTCGGCATTGGAAACTTTGTCAAAGGAGAAGTCTAAATCACCAATAGTTTGGCTACCGCTAACACCGGTTACGGCGTTTGGATATAAGGCAGTAAAGTCATCCGTATTATTTAACTGATCGGCAACAGTGCTTTCGGCGAAAAAGTCTAAGTCCGTAAAGTTACCTGCTCCGCCATAGTGATCACCATGATTATGGGTAATGATTACCGCACCGGGTTTGTTAATTACGTCCACATACGCTTGCAGTTCCACTGCAAAATCGGGAGCGGGACCTAAATCTACAATAACAATATTGTTTTCTGTTTCTACTACGGTTACGGTATACGGGGCATCTGTAAAATTAATAATATGGTACCGCACTGTGTTTTCTGTAATTACGTCTACTGTTCCAGTCGTAACTAAGGAACTAGAAGGTGCAGCAGCGAATTCTATAGTATCTGGCTCAGCGCTGGCATCATCATCATCATCATCATCATCATCATTACACGAAATAAATAGCGCCGTAAATAACGCAAGAATCCAAAAGTTTAATTTTAAGTGTTTCATCATTTTAGTTTTAAATTATTTATTGCTGCAAAGGTCACGTATGTCCGAAGCTATAATTTGATCAAAATGATGGTAAAAATGGTAAATGTGGAACCAGTAGGTGATTTTACTGTCTAAAATCTGAGAAGATTGATTTTTTATTTCGCTTTAAAAATAACCGGTCTTTCCCCATTGTTATTTTAAATAGAAGCCAGAAAAGTACGGTTCAGTAAGTATTGTACTTTAAAAAAAAAGGATTAGTAATGTGTTGTTTCGCAGTTGCTTGTGTATTTTACTAGCTTCTGTTCATTTTGTGTTTCAGTTTTGAAATTAAAATAACGGTAAGGCTTCCGCCTAAAAACGAAACAACAAGATTTATAATAAACAGGGTAAGATGGAATTCCCCAAATTCCATGATAGATTGTGGGTTAAAGCCTAACCGGCCAAAAGATTTTATGAACAGAATGCTGCCAAATACCCCAGCAATGGTATTTCCTATAATGCCAAAGGAATATTTTTTAAAAATCCTTGCCGTACTATATGCCCCAGTTATACCGATCAATATGCTTAGGAGAGAAATTAAGGTATCTGTCATATGAATGGATGTTAATGGCCGTAATCCATATGATCAATTTTTCCGGCCATCAATCTTTTTTGAACAATGGCATAAATTATAAGAAGTATAAAGCCAATAAGAGCCCAGTTCATGGCTACGGACAGGCCATATTCTGATGCGGATGTATTGTATATAGTTAAGGGTTCATGGATAGTGTTCACCGAAGGAAGAATTACCGGAAAAAGAGAAGCTAATGATGATGTAATACCGCCAACTATTAAAAGGGTGGATAATGTAAAAGCGTGAATGTCTTTTTTTAATTTCTTAATAAAGAAAAGTCCGATTAATCCTGCCAAATAAATACATGGGAATATTAGCAAATAGGGCTTGTGGCCAAAGTTGTTGAATGAGTTGGGGTTGACCATATTCCATACCGCTAAGGAAATTATGGTAAGTACGGCAAGGCTAATATTCAACTTAAAAATAATGTTCTTTAAATAGGAATTTATAGAGGAGTTTGTTTTTAGGATAATCCAATTAGCGCCATGAATGGCTAAGGTGACTACCGCAATTAAACCTATGATAATGGTAAACCAATCTATGATTCCCGGTGTTTTGCTCAACGGGCTGAAACTACTGTCCCATAAGGGCAAGAAGAAATAATGGCCCTCATAGGCAGATTCTCCATTTTCCACACCACCTAAATTTACGCCTCTAACAATGTTGCCTAGAGCAATCCCAAAAAATAGGGCGAGCAATAAGCTGGAAAGACCAAAAGATTTGTCCCAGATATCCTTCCACATTTGAAATTTAAACTGACCTCTTAATTCTAGCCCGATAGCTCTAAAAATAATTAGCCACAGCACAATAATCAATGGTAAGTAAAAACCGCTAAAGACCGATGCGTAGAATGTGGGGAAAGCCATAAATAACATTCCTCCGGCCGCAACCAGCCATACTTCATTGGAATCCCAAAATAAACCTGCGGATTTGGTGATAACCTCTTTGTCTTTTTCAGTTTTTGCAAAAAATAGATGAATGATTCCTGCACCAAAATCATATCCGTCCAGGATAAAAAATATTACCAGTACGATGCTAATTGCTATGAACCAAAATGTTTCCATAATTTAATGTGTTTGGTGTTTTGGACCTTCGTTTATGGTTTTGCCCACTAATACTAAAAATAATAGGCCCAAAAGCATATATAGCGCCACAAAACCTAGTAAAGTAAATAAGGTGTTACCTGATGAAACAGAAGGTGAAACCCCTTCCGTAGTCCTTAAAAGGCCGTACACCAAATAGGGTTGTCTACCTAGTTCTGCCGTATACCAACCGGTAAGATTGGCAATGTACGGAAAGGGAACTATAAACATAATGGCCCAAAGTAAGGGTTTTGCTACGTATAGTTTTTTACGCCATAATAGAAACGCCGCTAAGGCCATCAAGCAAATAAAGATAGTGCCAAGGCCAACCATGATATGATAGGAATAATATAATGCGGGAATGTTATCCGGTAATTCCTCTTGTTTAAATTGGTCCATGCCGGGAATTTGCCTATCCCATTCTTGATGCGTTAAAAAACTAAGGATGTTTGGGACGGCAATTTTATTGTCCAATTTTTTTTCGACCATATTGGGTTGTCCAACGAGAACGATTTCCGCTCCGGCTTCTTCGGTTTCAAAAATTCCTTCCATGGCGGCAAAGGCAGCAGGTTGGTATTTTGCCACATTTTTTGCATTCCAATCTCCCGTAGGAAAAGCCACTAAAATGCTAGAAACCAAACCAAAAATCACTCCGGTTTTTAAAAACAATTGACCGTACTCCGTTTGCTTATTTCTTAGAACATAGAAAGCACCTATGCTGGCTACCACAAAAGAAGAAGTGACAACAGAGGCTAACTGATTATGTAAAAAAGCAGGAAGGAGCCACGGGTTACTAAATAAAGCCGAGAAGTTTTGTAATACAAATTTGCCGTTATCCAGTATTTCATACCCTACGGGATGCTGCATCCAGGCATTGGTTGCCAAAATAAACCAACCGCTGGCCCAAGAGCCTAAGAATACAAGGAAACCGGTTAAGAGATGTAGTTTTTGTCCCATTAATTTTTCGCCAAAAATAAATAGGGCTAAAAAAGAAGACTCCAAGAAGAAAGAGAACATTCCCTCCATGGCCAAAGTCTGGCCTATTATGCCCCCTGTTAGCTCCGAAAATTTAGCCCAATTGGTGCCAAATTGAAACTCCAAAGGAATTCCCGTAACAACGCCCATAGTAAAATTAATGGCAAAAATTTTCATGAAAAATTTTGCGGCATCATTGTACTTTTCAATTTTGTTTCTGAGGTATCTGTATTTAAAATAGACTATCATTAACGATAGTCCCATCGTTAATTGGGGAAATATATAGTGGAAAGTGATAGTAAAAGCAAACTGCAGTCTATCATAAAAAATCATGTCTTCCATAAGATAGGATTGTGTATGCAAAAATAACCTATCTAGCTAAATAGCAGGGTAACTTTTGGTACACAATATCTTCGTAAAAAGAACATTAACAGTTATTTTGTGAATTTGGTAACAACCGGAGAAATAAGGCTACAGCTGAAAATTTAAGTATAGGTCTTAAGACTTAAAACCTATACGGTCATTATTTCAAATTTTTCTGGATGATAGTCCATTCCAATTCGTATTTCTTCTGTTTTCTCTTTTCCAATAAGTTTTTCAGTGACGTATAATCCCAAATCTAAAGAGGATGCAACTGCTCCGGCTGTTATGGTGTTATTGTCGTCAACAATTCTTACTTGAGCAACTTTGCCGCAGTACTTTTTCAATGATTTATATTCATTAAAGTTAGTCGTTGCAGTTTTGTTTTCCAAAAATCCAGCAGCTCCAATTAATAAACTACCTGTGCAAATTGAAATTATATAGTGGGCATTTTCTCCAGTTCTCAGCCATTCAATGAACTCTGTATTGTATTGTAGTTTTCTTGTCCCATAGCCGCCAGGTACAACTATCATATCATAATCGGATAAATGAGGTTTAATTTTATCGACGATAATTTCCATTCCAAAGCTATCCTTTATCGATTTTTTAGTGGCACACAAATCCCAGTTTAAATTTTCCATAAATCCTTTGGTCTTTATATTTTTTATGGGGTCATAAAAACCAATAAAGTCCAAAAGAGTTATTTGGTCAAAGAGTATATATGCGATTTTCATTTGTTCTTATTGTAGCCAACTGTCTGGCTTGTATGTTTGTTTCTTAAGTTGAAGATAAGGTATTTAGAATAATGAATTAGTTTAAACGGAATGGTGATTTAGTGGTTGGGCTAGACAATAAATAGAGATATCATCGTTCAGGTTTACACTTTTTTTGCAGATACTTAGGCATTAGCGTAGATACGTAACAATAGGCTTAAATAGGGGAACGAGCAAGTTGCACTAAAAGGAAAATAGGAATTAATTGTAGAGAATTGGCTAGAACTTTTCATAGGACACCTCTTTGGTGTGTCATTTTTATTTGGTTAATAGTTCTTTTCTGTATTTTATCATTCGGATAATCAAGCCTTTCGGTAAAGGTTTGTTTAAAGGAAACTGAACAGAACCTTTTCCTCTTTTATATTTTGTAAGTTCAGGTTCAAAATTTTCCATAGTTGTTGGATGTGGGTAAAGTCCAACGTGTTTTTCATATCCTGCAATCATTATTTGTTGTTCCCTTTTTCCGTTTTTGACCAAAGCATAAGCCGGAATGTTGTAGTTTATAAGTATGGTTGCATTTGGCTCAACGCTTAATATACATTCTTCAAGTCCTAATAGAGCTACTTTGGTAGGTTCGGATTGAGCGTTGAAGTATTCCGAAACTGACTTATATAGAATTGTTTCGCCCATTTTTAGTTCTTTATTTTGATTCCGCATATTTTTTGAAATTCTCGAGTATGGCTTGCCAGCCAGCTCTCTGTTGTTCGTCCGTATTTGTTCCTTCTGCGTCAAAAGTTTCGCTTACAATTACTTCTTCTCCCTTATGGGTAAATTCAATGTCAACCTTTCTGCCGTCCGGCATTTTGTAAGAAATCAGTTCTTTTTCAATTACATTGTCATAGGTTCCAGTAAAGTCAAACCCCATACTTCCGTCTTTTGCCTCCATTCGCCAAGAGAATTTTCCGTTTTGTTTCGGGTCGTTTTCAGCACTCGGGCAACACCATTCGTCAGTGGCAAAATTCCAATTTGTGATGTGTTTTGGTTTTGTCCAATATTCCCAAACTTTGTCCATGTCAGATTGAACAGAAGTTTTTACAGTTATTCTTTCCATTTCCATAGTTTTTTTGTTCTACTTGAATGCACGGCAACGGTCAAGGCTCAAGCGTAGCGAGGTACTAAGGAAACTTTTCGTTTCCTTCTGTGCACGAAGCTAAAGCTTATTGTTTTGCTTTTTCTTTTTTGGTCAAAGCGAAATCTATAAGATTTAGCGACTTCATAAATATACATAGATCTTGCGGTTTTGCCCTAAAGTAGCCATAGGGAACAACGCGGCCAGGAACCCGGTGTAGTTCAACACCACATTCATGCTCGGTCGTACCGACCGCACGAATGCTTAGTTATTGTACAACGTTTTATTTTTTTCGGTACTCGATTGTTATTTCTCCAGTTAGATGTGAACCAAATTGAGAGTTGTCTAATGTCAGTTTTAAGTTATCACCTGATAATTCTATCGAAGAAATGATAGAATACTCGATTCCTTCCTGAGGGCTCACGTCATTGGTGATTAGGATTCCGTCTTCAATTTTCCATTCTCCGGTATGTAAACCTTCTCCTTCATCACCGTCCCAGAAATTTATACCTGCTGGTTCCGTAATTTTTTCTCCATCTATAATTTCATACTTTTCCCGAGTATATCTCAAAAAGCCATTTGTCCTTATCTCTTTAGGATTGTCGGTAAATTGGATTCCATAGTCTGTTTCTTCGTTTACGATTTGTTCAATAATGCCATATTGGTCTTGTACAAAATAGGAATCGTCATAGTAATTGATCAAAATCCACTCCCCAACTAGGTTTTCAGATAATGATAGTTCAGTTGCGGGTTCCTCAGGTGAATCCGAATTACTTTCAGAATCACAAGATATGAAGGAAATCAATAAAAGCAGTAGCAAACCCGTTTTGTAAGTTTGGTTTTTCATAAGATAACAGTTTGTTGAACTATAGTTTTTAATCGCAATTTATGCCAGCAGGGCTAAATTCTGAAACTAAGCCGCTTAAGTGTAAGAAAGTTCAGATTTCTTAATAAAAGCCGGAATTGTAAGCACAACCATAAATCGATTCGTCTTTTCAAACGGACTTACTTATTTGAAAATTGCCGTAAAACTTTGAATTAAAGTTTTTATTTTGGCAAAATGTTAAAGCTGAGTAGTAATCTAGGCACAACAATTTAAAGAGTTCATCGGTTGATTTTGTAATAAGAGCAGAAATTTTATTTATAGCACTGTTTAAGTTCAGTTTTAGGAATCTATCTTACTAATCCTCTAAATCTGTTTTTTTTGGTTAAATGTTTTACAACACAGTACCTATGAACAGTACGGCAGCAAACTAGCGTTTGCTTTCCGCCAAGCACATAGAGAAATCTT
This genomic interval from Zobellia roscoffensis contains the following:
- a CDS encoding nuclear transport factor 2 family protein, with amino-acid sequence MKIKLVVLAFIGLLFSSFKSEQKRMDTVLEVTSFNLKTTASEQEFNKLDAEVQNNFTSKQPGFIRRQSGVDENGKYVVIVYWKSLADAKASMDKFMKDPSVATYAGMIEGSTMKMSRFTISDEFTAHNSTFTEVMTFNTKKETDITAFNKINKKVETGFTNKQKGFLQRITGSNEVGEQVVVVYWDTKKNSDAVLADFMNAPIAKSFMGMMDQSSIDMIRYQSLQSLKNVELTKKDKVVALLNSFNTGDQTPISYINPNKYIQHNLGVADGLQGFGALMQNAPKGGFKADIKRAFQDGNYVFTQTKYDFFGPKAGFDIFRFEDDLIVEHWDNLLPVQKLNPSGRTQFDGATALTDLDKTEANKAVVRGFIQNVLLDHQMDQVATYINPKEYIQHNPAVADGLDGFGAAMKSFAENGWVMEYDTLHMVLGQGNFVLSVSEGKFGKGDPTAYYDLFRLENGLIVEHWDVIAPIPPAAEWKNDNGKF
- a CDS encoding DJ-1/PfpI family protein is translated as MKIAYILFDQITLLDFIGFYDPIKNIKTKGFMENLNWDLCATKKSIKDSFGMEIIVDKIKPHLSDYDMIVVPGGYGTRKLQYNTEFIEWLRTGENAHYIISICTGSLLIGAAGFLENKTATTNFNEYKSLKKYCGKVAQVRIVDDNNTITAGAVASSLDLGLYVTEKLIGKEKTEEIRIGMDYHPEKFEIMTV
- a CDS encoding tRNA dihydrouridine synthase; translated protein: MSYTLLSSPLQGFTDATFRNAQQKFFGGIDTYYAPYIRFNRKMIIKGSYQRDLNPEVNTNLELIPQVMTADVEHFLFVIKYIQSLGYKELNWNLGCPYPMVTNSGMGSGLICNTEKIDHILDRAHSETNVTISMKMRLGYENSSEILDAFAILDKYPLKNIAIHARLGKQLYKGGVDLEAFQKCIDVAKHTLYYNGDITTVAQFKAMRERFPSIEHFMIGRGLIADPFLPSMIKADTTEYPVKRWDIFREFHDTIYQQYDAVLSGPTPIKMKMLGFWEFFSQSTHNPQKVYKAIKKAGNPMKYRQAVGEIVAAQKRNVTR
- a CDS encoding SRPBCC family protein, with the translated sequence MERITVKTSVQSDMDKVWEYWTKPKHITNWNFATDEWCCPSAENDPKQNGKFSWRMEAKDGSMGFDFTGTYDNVIEKELISYKMPDGRKVDIEFTHKGEEVIVSETFDAEGTNTDEQQRAGWQAILENFKKYAESK
- a CDS encoding cytochrome ubiquinol oxidase subunit I, translating into MEDMIFYDRLQFAFTITFHYIFPQLTMGLSLMIVYFKYRYLRNKIEKYNDAAKFFMKIFAINFTMGVVTGIPLEFQFGTNWAKFSELTGGIIGQTLAMEGMFSFFLESSFLALFIFGEKLMGQKLHLLTGFLVFLGSWASGWFILATNAWMQHPVGYEILDNGKFVLQNFSALFSNPWLLPAFLHNQLASVVTSSFVVASIGAFYVLRNKQTEYGQLFLKTGVIFGLVSSILVAFPTGDWNAKNVAKYQPAAFAAMEGIFETEEAGAEIVLVGQPNMVEKKLDNKIAVPNILSFLTHQEWDRQIPGMDQFKQEELPDNIPALYYSYHIMVGLGTIFICLMALAAFLLWRKKLYVAKPLLWAIMFIVPFPYIANLTGWYTAELGRQPYLVYGLLRTTEGVSPSVSSGNTLFTLLGFVALYMLLGLLFLVLVGKTINEGPKHQTH
- a CDS encoding MBL fold metallo-hydrolase, whose product is MKHLKLNFWILALFTALFISCNDDDDDDDDDASAEPDTIEFAAAPSSSLVTTGTVDVITENTVRYHIINFTDAPYTVTVVETENNIVIVDLGPAPDFAVELQAYVDVINKPGAVIITHNHGDHYGGAGNFTDLDFFAESTVADQLNNTDDFTALYPNAVTGVSGSQTIGDLDFSFDKVSNAETGENGYIYNEEHKVLFSGDLIYNLAHIYLREYTPNEGEDEVDNWIAGLNVLKTNFSDYNHVFVGHNGSRSDIASAIDENIEYLENAQAIIKGTQTITGGETATTHQQVIDELQVLYPTYKEGGLLLSLPDAFFPGDPGADWF
- the cydB gene encoding cytochrome d ubiquinol oxidase subunit II; translation: METFWFIAISIVLVIFFILDGYDFGAGIIHLFFAKTEKDKEVITKSAGLFWDSNEVWLVAAGGMLFMAFPTFYASVFSGFYLPLIIVLWLIIFRAIGLELRGQFKFQMWKDIWDKSFGLSSLLLALFFGIALGNIVRGVNLGGVENGESAYEGHYFFLPLWDSSFSPLSKTPGIIDWFTIIIGLIAVVTLAIHGANWIILKTNSSINSYLKNIIFKLNISLAVLTIISLAVWNMVNPNSFNNFGHKPYLLIFPCIYLAGLIGLFFIKKLKKDIHAFTLSTLLIVGGITSSLASLFPVILPSVNTIHEPLTIYNTSASEYGLSVAMNWALIGFILLIIYAIVQKRLMAGKIDHMDYGH
- a CDS encoding iron chaperone yields the protein MGETILYKSVSEYFNAQSEPTKVALLGLEECILSVEPNATILINYNIPAYALVKNGKREQQIMIAGYEKHVGLYPHPTTMENFEPELTKYKRGKGSVQFPLNKPLPKGLIIRMIKYRKELLTK
- a CDS encoding O-methyltransferase, which codes for MITAQQKQIKITLDELYTDAKNDQRRLMKSFAKNVFRPMQPVDFKDVYLSITKRQGEELIEIIKENRIKNVIEFGTSFGISTLFLAHGVIENEGKIITTELIESKAQRAIENFKNAGVDNLIEVRVGNALETLENYNQKIDLLFLDGWKNLYLPLFQMLEPNFHSKTLIYVDNADMAESQDFLKEISKDSYQFQNKYQGKVVLITRK